The Pygocentrus nattereri isolate fPygNat1 chromosome 4, fPygNat1.pri, whole genome shotgun sequence genome includes a window with the following:
- the LOC119263175 gene encoding uncharacterized protein LOC119263175 isoform X2, which produces MLLTFYLLFIGLHVSEGCDLVNREQLLSITAHTGGSVLLPCYCPDLQTTPEEFRWTKDDTKTGKRENISSQSGQYSNRVQLVNGHSPGNLSLLISHLTEEDGGDYMCAVKEGPPKTPTSTAVVKVHNNPTTSTTHLSQASNNYSTYFFICIPVLLLLLGLTGVIYWRYRGQSRGQTESQELESTTTQHKTQDEVTYSTVVHSNTTTTTTVTDIEEKTEYATIRVNE; this is translated from the exons ATGTTGCTGACTTTCTATCTTCTCTTCATTGGGCTTCATGTTTCTGAAG GCTGTGATCTGGTGAACAGAGAACAACTGCTAAGTATCACAGCTCACACAGGAGGGTCAGTACTGCTGCCGTGTTACTGCCCTGACCTACAGACCACACCTGAggaattcagatggacaaaagacgacacaaaaacaggcaaaCGGGAAAACATATCCAGTCAGAGTGGTCAGTACAGCAACAGAGTTCAGCTGGttaatggtcactctccaggaaatctctctctactcatatcacacctgactgaagaggatggaggagatTACATGTGCGCTGTTAAAG AGGGTCCACCTAAAACTCCAACATCTACCGCAGTGGTCAAAGTACACAACAACCCAACCACTTCAACCACACATTTATCTCAAGCATCTAACA ATTATTCCACTTATTTCTTCATCTGTATTCCTGTTCTTCTTCTCCTGCTGGGACTCACAGGAGTCATCTACTGGAGATacagag GACAGAGCCGAGGGCAGACAGAGAGCCAAGAGCTAGAAAGCACAacgacacagcacaaaacacag GATGAAGTGACGTACTCTACTGTCGTCCACAGTaacacaaccacaacaaccacaGTCACTGACATCGAAGAAAAGACAGAATACGCCACCATCAGAGTAAACGAATAA
- the LOC119263175 gene encoding uncharacterized protein LOC119263175 isoform X1, giving the protein MLLTFYLLFIGLHVSEGCDLVNREQLLSITAHTGGSVLLPCYCPDLQTTPEEFRWTKDDTKTGKRENISSQSGQYSNRVQLVNGHSPGNLSLLISHLTEEDGGDYMCAVKGAHLIIRLALKEGPPKTPTSTAVVKVHNNPTTSTTHLSQASNNYSTYFFICIPVLLLLLGLTGVIYWRYRGQSRGQTESQELESTTTQHKTQDEVTYSTVVHSNTTTTTTVTDIEEKTEYATIRVNE; this is encoded by the exons ATGTTGCTGACTTTCTATCTTCTCTTCATTGGGCTTCATGTTTCTGAAG GCTGTGATCTGGTGAACAGAGAACAACTGCTAAGTATCACAGCTCACACAGGAGGGTCAGTACTGCTGCCGTGTTACTGCCCTGACCTACAGACCACACCTGAggaattcagatggacaaaagacgacacaaaaacaggcaaaCGGGAAAACATATCCAGTCAGAGTGGTCAGTACAGCAACAGAGTTCAGCTGGttaatggtcactctccaggaaatctctctctactcatatcacacctgactgaagaggatggaggagatTACATGTGCGCTGTTAAAGGTGCTCATTTAATAATCAGACTGGCTTTAAAAG AGGGTCCACCTAAAACTCCAACATCTACCGCAGTGGTCAAAGTACACAACAACCCAACCACTTCAACCACACATTTATCTCAAGCATCTAACA ATTATTCCACTTATTTCTTCATCTGTATTCCTGTTCTTCTTCTCCTGCTGGGACTCACAGGAGTCATCTACTGGAGATacagag GACAGAGCCGAGGGCAGACAGAGAGCCAAGAGCTAGAAAGCACAacgacacagcacaaaacacag GATGAAGTGACGTACTCTACTGTCGTCCACAGTaacacaaccacaacaaccacaGTCACTGACATCGAAGAAAAGACAGAATACGCCACCATCAGAGTAAACGAATAA